The following coding sequences are from one Paenarthrobacter ureafaciens window:
- the secE gene encoding preprotein translocase subunit SecE, with product MSEDQVTETAASSSKGRPAKKADSGFFARIALFVRQVIGELKKVVAPTRKELINYTLVVLVFVAIMMLIVTLLDLAFGTGVSWVFGGSGATDR from the coding sequence GTGAGTGAGGATCAGGTGACCGAAACAGCTGCAAGCAGCTCAAAGGGCCGCCCCGCCAAGAAAGCCGATTCCGGCTTTTTTGCCCGAATTGCACTCTTCGTCCGCCAGGTTATCGGCGAACTGAAGAAGGTCGTTGCTCCAACCCGCAAAGAACTGATCAACTACACGCTCGTGGTGCTGGTGTTCGTCGCCATCATGATGCTCATCGTGACCCTCCTGGACCTTGCTTTTGGTACCGGAGTCAGCTGGGTCTTCGGAGGATCAGGCGCCACGGACCGCTAA
- a CDS encoding pyridoxal phosphate-dependent aminotransferase has protein sequence MSAGTPAARISQRISAIAESATLAVDAKAKALKAAGRPVIGFGAGEPDFPTPDYIVKAAIEAAGQPKYHRYSPASGLPELKKAIADKTLRDSGYKVDPSQVLVTNGGKQAVYNTFATLVDPGDEVIIPSPFWTTYPEAIRLAGGVPVEVFAGPEQGYLVTIEQLEAAVTDKTKILLFVSPSNPTGAVYSPEQVAEIGKWAASKGLWVVTDEIYEHLTYDGVEFTSIATAAPELGDRVVILNGVAKTYAMTGWRVGWMIGPADVIKAATNLQSHATSNVSNIMQVAAAAALTGPLTAVDEMKVAFDRRRKAIVAGLNAIEGVECPTPTGAFYVYADVRGLLGKEFDTANGPVRPSTSAELAALILDEVEVAVVPGEAFGPSGYVRLSYALGDDDLAEGVRRLQEFLGKAK, from the coding sequence ATGTCTGCCGGAACACCTGCCGCCCGCATTTCACAACGAATCTCCGCCATTGCCGAGTCCGCCACCCTTGCCGTTGATGCCAAGGCCAAGGCGTTGAAGGCCGCGGGCCGCCCCGTCATCGGTTTCGGAGCCGGAGAACCCGATTTTCCCACCCCGGACTACATCGTGAAGGCCGCCATTGAAGCTGCCGGCCAGCCGAAGTACCACCGGTACTCCCCCGCTTCCGGACTGCCCGAGCTCAAGAAAGCCATCGCGGACAAGACGCTGCGCGATTCCGGCTACAAAGTCGACCCGTCCCAGGTCCTTGTGACCAACGGCGGCAAGCAGGCTGTCTACAACACGTTTGCCACGCTGGTTGATCCGGGCGACGAGGTCATCATCCCCTCCCCGTTCTGGACCACCTACCCGGAGGCCATCAGGCTCGCCGGCGGCGTCCCGGTAGAGGTCTTCGCAGGACCGGAGCAGGGCTACCTGGTGACTATTGAGCAGCTTGAGGCCGCCGTCACGGACAAGACCAAGATCCTCCTGTTCGTTTCCCCGTCCAACCCCACGGGCGCCGTCTACAGCCCGGAGCAGGTAGCAGAGATCGGCAAGTGGGCCGCCTCCAAAGGCCTCTGGGTTGTCACGGACGAGATCTACGAACACCTCACCTACGACGGCGTGGAATTCACCTCCATCGCTACTGCGGCTCCTGAACTGGGCGACCGCGTAGTCATCCTGAACGGTGTTGCCAAGACCTACGCCATGACCGGATGGCGCGTGGGCTGGATGATCGGCCCCGCCGACGTCATCAAGGCCGCGACCAACCTGCAGTCCCATGCCACGTCCAACGTCAGCAACATCATGCAGGTGGCCGCAGCCGCGGCACTTACCGGCCCCTTGACCGCCGTCGACGAGATGAAGGTTGCCTTCGACCGCCGCCGCAAGGCGATTGTGGCCGGCCTGAACGCGATTGAGGGCGTTGAATGCCCGACGCCGACCGGCGCGTTCTACGTCTACGCAGACGTCCGCGGGCTGCTGGGTAAGGAATTTGACACGGCCAACGGCCCCGTGCGTCCCTCGACGTCCGCGGAACTGGCCGCGCTGATCCTCGACGAGGTTGAGGTCGCAGTGGTTCCCGGTGAGGCCTTCGGCCCCTCGGGTTACGTCCGGTTGTCCTACGCGCTCGGTGACGACGACCTCGCCGAAGGCGTCCGCCGGCTCCAGGAGTTCCTCGGCAAGGCCAAGTAA
- a CDS encoding LuxR C-terminal-related transcriptional regulator: MNSPAQPGARSVRVVIVDDHTIFRSGLKADLDERMDVVGEAGTVEQAIAVIAETRPEVVLLDVHLPGGLGGGGREVIAGSAALLKTTSFLALSVSDAAEDVVAVIRAGARGYVTKTISGAEISDAVIRVADGDAVFSPRLAGFVLDAFGTAPADIADDELDKLSARELEVMRLIARGYSYKEVAKELFISIKTVETHVSAVLRKLQLSNRHELTKWAAERRLL, translated from the coding sequence ATGAACAGCCCTGCCCAGCCCGGCGCGCGGAGCGTGCGCGTGGTGATCGTGGACGACCACACCATTTTCCGCTCAGGTCTCAAAGCTGACCTGGACGAGCGCATGGACGTTGTGGGGGAGGCCGGCACGGTTGAACAAGCCATCGCCGTGATTGCCGAAACCCGCCCCGAAGTGGTGCTGCTGGACGTCCACCTGCCAGGGGGCTTGGGCGGTGGAGGCAGGGAGGTCATTGCGGGTTCGGCTGCGCTCCTCAAGACGACGAGCTTCCTGGCCCTGAGCGTTTCCGACGCCGCCGAGGACGTGGTGGCCGTGATCCGCGCGGGCGCCCGCGGGTACGTTACCAAAACCATCTCCGGTGCCGAGATCTCCGACGCCGTCATCAGGGTTGCCGATGGCGACGCCGTCTTCTCGCCGCGGCTGGCCGGGTTTGTCCTTGATGCCTTTGGAACTGCGCCGGCCGACATTGCCGACGACGAACTGGACAAGCTCTCCGCCCGCGAGCTCGAAGTCATGCGGCTCATCGCCCGGGGATACAGCTACAAAGAGGTGGCCAAGGAGCTCTTCATCTCCATCAAGACGGTGGAAACCCATGTCTCCGCGGTCCTCCGCAAGCTCCAGCTGTCAAACCGCCACGAGCTCACCAAGTGGGCTGCCGAACGCCGCCTCCTCTAA
- a CDS encoding ATP-binding protein — translation MDTALERPALVRSSDRMIAGVCSGLAGHLGWPVKYVRLAMVLASFAGGAGMAFYAWLWIMVPTADENARRNAKRPASPIAPAVSRPSAGPATNYDAGSLTGRGTGAPGNVAGASGDAPSGADRATPPSGEWGSVGASPVAPWFTFRKIQYGKEILLGVGLLLVAAILIAQQLGVDVPLGTLIPAAAILGGASIAWMQLDETRRAGLVDKTKADQAGGWVRLAAGLALVVAGVLVMVSGSGSWEQTWLALLASVAVLGGVVLVLLPWGLKFWKDLEAERAGRVRETERAEIAAHLHDSVLQTLALIQRRAGSEQDVVRLARAQERELRSWLFSDSTKEAGLLAERVKAVAAEVEDALGNPVEVVTVGDTEMTERHEALVQAAREAMLNASRHGGGTVSVYLECTAGNTEVFIKDRGPGFDPDAVPEDRMGVKESIIGRMRRHGGTAAIISSGNGTEVRLALPAMEAENNEPRNGEVRQ, via the coding sequence ATGGATACCGCTTTGGAACGCCCCGCGCTGGTCCGCAGCAGCGACCGCATGATCGCGGGAGTCTGCAGCGGACTCGCCGGACACTTGGGCTGGCCGGTGAAGTATGTCCGGCTGGCCATGGTCCTCGCCAGCTTCGCCGGCGGTGCGGGCATGGCCTTCTACGCGTGGCTGTGGATCATGGTTCCCACGGCGGATGAGAACGCCCGGCGCAACGCCAAGCGGCCGGCGTCGCCCATCGCTCCCGCGGTGAGCCGCCCGTCCGCCGGTCCCGCCACAAACTACGACGCCGGGTCCCTCACCGGGCGTGGGACAGGCGCCCCCGGCAACGTCGCCGGAGCCTCCGGTGATGCCCCCTCCGGTGCCGATCGAGCAACTCCGCCGTCCGGGGAGTGGGGGAGCGTCGGTGCAAGTCCCGTGGCGCCGTGGTTCACGTTCCGGAAGATCCAGTACGGCAAGGAAATTCTTCTTGGGGTAGGGCTGCTGCTGGTGGCCGCCATCCTGATTGCCCAACAACTGGGTGTCGACGTGCCGCTGGGAACCCTGATCCCGGCCGCAGCAATCCTTGGCGGCGCCTCCATCGCGTGGATGCAGCTGGATGAGACCCGCCGGGCCGGATTGGTGGACAAGACGAAAGCCGATCAGGCAGGCGGATGGGTTCGCCTTGCGGCCGGGCTCGCGCTGGTGGTGGCAGGGGTCCTGGTGATGGTGTCCGGCTCGGGCTCGTGGGAGCAGACGTGGCTTGCCCTGCTTGCCTCCGTGGCGGTCCTTGGGGGAGTCGTGTTGGTCCTGCTGCCGTGGGGTTTGAAGTTCTGGAAAGACCTCGAAGCCGAACGCGCCGGGCGTGTCCGCGAAACTGAACGTGCCGAAATCGCCGCGCACCTCCACGATTCCGTCCTGCAAACCTTGGCGCTCATCCAGCGCCGGGCGGGTTCGGAGCAGGACGTTGTCCGGCTGGCCCGGGCACAGGAACGTGAACTGCGTAGTTGGCTGTTCAGCGATTCCACCAAGGAAGCCGGGCTCCTCGCAGAGCGGGTCAAGGCCGTTGCGGCGGAGGTGGAAGACGCTCTGGGCAATCCCGTGGAAGTGGTGACCGTAGGCGATACGGAGATGACCGAGCGGCACGAGGCACTGGTCCAAGCTGCCCGTGAGGCCATGTTGAACGCGTCCCGCCACGGCGGAGGCACAGTGTCTGTCTACCTTGAATGCACTGCCGGAAACACCGAGGTCTTCATTAAGGACCGGGGGCCGGGATTCGATCCCGACGCCGTGCCCGAGGACCGCATGGGCGTCAAGGAGTCCATCATCGGGCGCATGAGGAGGCACGGCGGCACAGCGGCCATCATCAGCAGCGGCAACGGAACGGAAGTCCGGTTGGCGCTGCCCGCCATGGAGGCGGAGAACAACGAACCAAGGAACGGAGAGGTCCGGCAATGA
- a CDS encoding PspC domain-containing protein codes for MNANSMNPEDSGTPADAGRPGNNAPGGAAGSGPAEEPSARPYPTGNAGPGSWTSQQNFFDWIRNQGIRRGPDRWIGGVASGVAHRFGIDPLIVRGIFIVLALFAGVGVLLYGLAWALLPEPDGRIHVQEAAAGRWSGGMTGALATSIIGLPSLGRGFWGWGWDGLPGLFWTLFWVGGIAYLIYYLVQRNNSQKGESPMNRQNFGAPAAPAAGTATPASTGGPAGSTYGASSSQAPAGANTGVPVYGPGSSSTPVGPYSPSGPRLPRGSGAYGQPPYGQPPYGSGQVQPPKPPRQKAKGPGAAIVAVSAGTALLAGGTLKALDVANVINLGNAADSVVWAVGAAILGLGILVAGLRGRTSGFLGFLAVVALVVGGIFNVIPRNGDRLGFQEVNWAPVSIDQARQGLNITAANGTVDLSDMNLTPPLTTEVTVPVDATASNITVIIPDNVPVEVRADMTFGNLNERGADRGGRFEDDRSTYNTDKPGANLVVEIDGTFSNVTIKEGN; via the coding sequence ATGAACGCGAACAGCATGAATCCCGAGGATTCCGGAACCCCTGCCGATGCCGGGCGTCCGGGCAACAACGCCCCCGGCGGTGCCGCCGGATCCGGCCCGGCCGAGGAGCCTTCCGCACGCCCGTACCCCACGGGCAACGCCGGTCCCGGTAGCTGGACTTCCCAGCAGAACTTCTTTGACTGGATCCGCAACCAAGGCATCCGCCGCGGCCCGGACCGCTGGATCGGCGGCGTCGCAAGCGGAGTGGCGCACCGGTTCGGCATCGATCCCTTGATTGTCCGGGGCATCTTCATTGTCCTGGCGCTCTTCGCCGGAGTGGGCGTCCTGCTCTACGGCCTTGCGTGGGCGCTGCTGCCGGAACCTGATGGCCGTATCCACGTGCAGGAAGCGGCTGCCGGCCGATGGTCCGGCGGCATGACCGGCGCACTGGCAACCTCGATCATCGGCCTGCCGAGCCTGGGACGCGGCTTTTGGGGCTGGGGTTGGGACGGACTTCCGGGTCTTTTCTGGACGCTGTTCTGGGTGGGCGGCATCGCGTACCTCATCTATTACCTGGTCCAGCGCAACAACAGCCAGAAAGGCGAATCTCCCATGAACCGGCAAAACTTCGGCGCACCCGCGGCCCCGGCGGCCGGCACCGCAACCCCGGCGTCGACGGGTGGGCCCGCAGGCAGCACCTACGGTGCTTCTTCTTCCCAGGCGCCCGCCGGAGCCAACACGGGTGTACCGGTGTACGGACCGGGCAGCTCATCGACGCCGGTGGGCCCCTACAGTCCGTCGGGCCCCCGTCTTCCCCGCGGCTCCGGCGCCTACGGGCAGCCACCCTATGGTCAGCCGCCCTATGGCTCGGGGCAGGTACAGCCGCCCAAGCCCCCTCGGCAGAAGGCCAAGGGACCAGGTGCCGCAATCGTGGCAGTCAGTGCCGGAACGGCCCTCCTGGCCGGCGGAACCTTGAAGGCCCTGGACGTCGCCAACGTCATCAACCTGGGTAACGCAGCGGACTCCGTGGTGTGGGCCGTGGGTGCGGCCATCCTCGGCCTGGGCATTTTGGTGGCTGGCTTGCGCGGACGGACGTCAGGTTTTCTGGGATTCCTGGCCGTCGTGGCCTTGGTGGTCGGCGGTATTTTCAACGTCATCCCGCGCAATGGAGACCGCCTTGGCTTCCAAGAGGTCAATTGGGCTCCGGTCAGCATTGACCAGGCCCGGCAGGGGCTGAACATCACTGCCGCGAACGGCACCGTGGACCTGAGTGACATGAACCTGACGCCGCCGCTCACCACGGAAGTCACTGTCCCGGTGGATGCAACCGCCAGCAACATCACCGTCATCATTCCGGACAACGTTCCGGTGGAAGTCCGGGCGGATATGACGTTCGGGAACCTCAACGAGCGCGGCGCCGACCGCGGCGGGCGGTTCGAGGACGACCGCTCGACGTACAACACGGACAAACCCGGAGCGAACCTCGTGGTGGAGATCGATGGCACGTTCAGCAACGTGACCATCAAGGAAGGAAACTGA
- a CDS encoding PspC domain-containing protein, translated as MDKFFSIVRGFGLKRGPQRWLAGVCGGIAAKLNVDVAYVRVGFLLFCLLPGPAIIFYILAWLILPDQQNRIALESFISQRSR; from the coding sequence ATGGACAAGTTCTTCAGCATCGTCAGGGGCTTCGGCCTGAAGCGCGGCCCGCAGCGTTGGTTGGCCGGCGTCTGTGGAGGCATCGCAGCGAAGCTCAATGTGGACGTAGCGTACGTCCGGGTGGGATTCCTGTTGTTCTGCCTCTTGCCCGGACCGGCCATCATTTTCTACATCCTCGCGTGGCTGATCCTTCCGGACCAACAGAACCGGATCGCGCTGGAATCGTTCATCAGCCAGCGTTCCCGGTAG
- a CDS encoding 6-phosphofructokinase produces MKIGILTSGGDCPGLNAVIRGAVLKGIAIHGQEFVGFRDGWRGVVEGDVIDIPRTMVRGIAKQGGTILGTSRTNPFENGGGPEVIKAHMERLGIDAIIAIGGEGTLAAAKRLTDAGLKIVGVPKTVDNDLDATDYTFGFDTAVEIATEAIDRLRTTGESHHRCMIAEVMGRHVGWIALHSGMASGAHAILIPEQKVSIEQIAEWVQLAHDRGRAPLVVVAEGFVPDHMESPHSERGLDTFGRPRLGGIADQLAPELEARTGIETRATILGHIQRGGVPTAYDRVLATRLGMAAIDSVVDGRWGTMVALKGTDISHVGFEEALGKLKTVPQHRYDEASVLFG; encoded by the coding sequence ATGAAAATTGGCATTCTTACCAGCGGCGGCGACTGCCCCGGCCTCAACGCAGTGATCCGTGGAGCGGTCCTCAAAGGCATCGCAATCCACGGCCAGGAGTTCGTGGGCTTCCGGGACGGCTGGCGTGGTGTGGTGGAAGGTGACGTCATTGACATCCCCCGCACCATGGTCCGCGGTATCGCCAAGCAGGGCGGCACCATCCTGGGCACTTCCCGCACCAACCCCTTCGAGAACGGCGGCGGTCCGGAGGTCATCAAGGCCCACATGGAACGGCTGGGCATCGATGCCATCATCGCGATCGGCGGCGAGGGCACCCTGGCAGCAGCCAAACGCCTCACTGACGCCGGTTTGAAGATCGTCGGCGTCCCGAAGACCGTGGATAACGATCTCGACGCGACGGACTACACCTTTGGTTTCGACACTGCCGTGGAAATCGCCACGGAGGCGATCGACCGCCTGCGCACCACGGGTGAATCCCACCACCGCTGCATGATTGCGGAAGTGATGGGCCGCCACGTTGGCTGGATTGCCCTCCACTCCGGCATGGCGTCCGGCGCCCACGCCATCCTTATCCCCGAACAGAAGGTGAGCATCGAACAGATCGCCGAGTGGGTCCAACTGGCCCATGACCGCGGTCGCGCACCTTTGGTGGTGGTGGCGGAAGGGTTCGTGCCCGATCACATGGAATCCCCGCACTCCGAACGCGGCTTGGATACCTTTGGCCGTCCCCGGCTGGGAGGCATCGCGGACCAGCTGGCACCCGAGCTCGAGGCGCGCACGGGCATCGAGACCCGTGCGACCATCCTCGGCCACATCCAGCGCGGCGGCGTTCCCACCGCTTATGACCGCGTCCTCGCCACGCGCCTGGGCATGGCAGCGATCGACTCCGTGGTGGACGGCCGCTGGGGAACCATGGTTGCGCTCAAGGGCACGGACATCTCCCATGTTGGTTTTGAGGAAGCCCTCGGCAAGCTCAAGACCGTGCCGCAGCACCGCTACGACGAAGCGTCAGTGTTGTTTGGTTAG
- a CDS encoding GNAT family N-acetyltransferase: MTLEPTSAAIIQLAWARHLGLGDHSFADASARVAAASADPGDPAYRISKADESARSVVFLRLFGVSALVGPQWALDAAADIPDVDLAQHVTLLTLTRSHGGHGLGSSALFFADDLPLKQPGEDVTVSRGNPEAIGLEQLCPPDDVNEVGLQTLEHRFTIMHPDAESPVPLACGAYSEWEGLLANMGVLVAPEWRRRGLGTLAASIAAHEALAAGLTLQWKADVSNSGALAMARSIGFTTGGLHAGVLLA, encoded by the coding sequence ATGACCCTTGAGCCCACGTCCGCTGCCATTATCCAGCTGGCGTGGGCTCGCCATTTGGGGCTTGGTGACCACTCCTTTGCGGACGCCTCAGCCCGCGTCGCAGCAGCCTCCGCGGATCCCGGCGATCCCGCGTACAGGATTTCCAAGGCGGACGAATCGGCACGATCCGTGGTTTTCCTGCGCTTGTTCGGCGTATCGGCCCTGGTAGGGCCGCAATGGGCGCTCGACGCGGCGGCGGACATTCCCGACGTCGACCTCGCCCAGCACGTCACCCTGCTGACCCTGACGCGCTCCCACGGAGGACACGGTTTGGGTTCCTCCGCCCTCTTTTTCGCCGACGACCTTCCCTTGAAACAACCGGGCGAGGACGTGACCGTTTCCCGGGGCAATCCGGAAGCGATCGGACTGGAACAGCTGTGTCCTCCCGATGACGTCAACGAGGTAGGGCTGCAGACCTTGGAACACCGATTCACCATCATGCACCCGGATGCGGAAAGCCCGGTGCCTTTGGCGTGCGGAGCCTATTCCGAATGGGAAGGGCTCCTTGCCAATATGGGTGTTTTGGTTGCCCCTGAATGGCGGCGCCGGGGCCTCGGTACGCTTGCTGCCTCGATTGCCGCGCACGAGGCCCTGGCCGCCGGCCTGACGCTCCAGTGGAAGGCGGATGTCAGCAACAGCGGCGCGCTTGCCATGGCACGCAGCATCGGCTTTACCACCGGCGGGCTCCACGCGGGCGTCCTGCTCGCGTAG
- a CDS encoding DHA2 family efflux MFS transporter permease subunit, which yields MENVAKPWPALWSLVVGFFMILIDTTIVSVANPRIMEGLNTDINAVIWVTSAYLLAYAVPLLITGRMGDRFGPKNLYLIGLVVFTLASLWCGFSQDIGMLIAARAVQGLGAAMMTPQTMAVITRIFPPDRRGAAMGLWGATAGMAVLVGPILGGVLVDGLGWEWIFFVNVPIGVVAFILVTRFVPTLTTHTHKFDIPGVVLSAAGMFLLVFGIQEGQTYDWGTINGVVSVWGLIIAGVVVLALFVVWQQILERRGGEPLLPLGLFRDRNFSLGNSTIMAVGFTVTAFPLPTIFYYQVVRGLTPTQSALLMIPMAVISGGLAPFVGKLIDRANPRWFAVFGLVCLSAALFWTAALLTPDTPIWVFLLPSALQGVANAFMWGPISNATTRNLPPRQAGAGSGVFNTTRQIGAVLGSAAVAALIQARLAAELPSSGAGAPVNEASMSGALPEALHAGFSTAMSQSTLLPAIAVLVGAVLAAFYAKPKSVDGWGGGAPVPEGQAAERSSK from the coding sequence TTGGAAAACGTAGCTAAGCCGTGGCCGGCCCTGTGGTCACTCGTGGTGGGATTCTTCATGATCCTGATCGACACCACCATCGTGTCGGTCGCCAACCCCCGGATCATGGAGGGTCTCAATACTGACATCAATGCGGTCATCTGGGTAACCAGCGCCTACCTCCTGGCCTATGCAGTGCCGTTGCTGATCACCGGCAGGATGGGTGACCGCTTCGGTCCAAAGAACCTGTACCTGATAGGTCTGGTTGTCTTCACCCTGGCATCGCTGTGGTGCGGATTCTCGCAGGACATCGGCATGCTCATCGCCGCCCGCGCCGTCCAGGGACTGGGCGCTGCCATGATGACGCCGCAGACCATGGCCGTCATCACCCGGATCTTCCCGCCTGACCGCCGCGGCGCGGCCATGGGACTGTGGGGAGCCACCGCGGGCATGGCCGTGTTGGTGGGACCGATCCTCGGCGGCGTCCTGGTGGACGGCCTCGGCTGGGAGTGGATCTTCTTTGTCAACGTGCCCATCGGCGTCGTTGCCTTCATCCTGGTCACCCGCTTCGTCCCGACGCTGACCACCCACACCCACAAGTTCGATATCCCGGGCGTGGTGTTGTCCGCGGCCGGCATGTTCCTGCTCGTCTTTGGCATCCAGGAAGGCCAAACCTACGATTGGGGCACCATCAACGGCGTCGTCAGTGTCTGGGGCCTGATCATTGCCGGTGTGGTGGTGCTGGCGCTGTTCGTCGTCTGGCAACAGATACTTGAACGTCGCGGCGGTGAACCGTTGCTGCCCCTGGGCCTGTTCCGCGACCGGAACTTCTCCCTTGGAAACAGCACCATCATGGCCGTCGGCTTCACGGTTACCGCGTTTCCCCTGCCCACCATCTTCTACTACCAGGTGGTCCGTGGGCTGACGCCAACGCAGTCGGCCCTCCTGATGATCCCGATGGCTGTTATTTCGGGTGGGCTCGCGCCGTTCGTGGGAAAGCTGATCGACCGTGCCAATCCCCGCTGGTTCGCCGTGTTCGGCTTGGTCTGCCTGTCCGCCGCACTTTTCTGGACCGCTGCCTTGCTGACACCGGACACTCCGATCTGGGTCTTCCTGCTTCCCAGCGCCTTGCAGGGTGTAGCGAACGCCTTCATGTGGGGGCCGATCTCCAATGCCACCACCCGTAACCTTCCGCCGCGCCAGGCGGGAGCGGGTTCCGGCGTCTTCAATACCACCCGCCAGATCGGTGCGGTCCTGGGGTCGGCCGCCGTCGCGGCGCTGATCCAGGCGCGCCTTGCTGCAGAGCTGCCGTCCAGCGGGGCGGGGGCACCGGTCAATGAGGCATCCATGTCCGGGGCACTTCCGGAGGCCCTGCATGCAGGATTCTCGACGGCGATGAGCCAGTCGACGCTGTTGCCGGCAATCGCCGTCCTGGTGGGAGCAGTGTTGGCTGCCTTCTATGCCAAGCCGAAATCGGTGGACGGCTGGGGCGGGGGAGCACCGGTCCCTGAGGGGCAGGCTGCGGAGCGGTCCAGCAAGTAA
- a CDS encoding PadR family transcriptional regulator, which translates to MVQSGKLTALGVASLALLAEGPMHPYEMYQVLMARHEDRLVKVRPGTLYHAVRRLEEAGLVEAVGTDREGNRPERTTYRISAAGHEALDVRLREMLAKPVNEYPVFPHAIAEAHHLPAEAVIELLGQRVDALQAGLDFLLHAERVVTAKGLDRKYWIDVMYQQQMLRTEISWIHGLLRELRSGELPWDDPQATPSELSNKPKESLGKRS; encoded by the coding sequence ATGGTCCAGTCCGGGAAACTGACAGCGCTGGGCGTCGCGTCCCTGGCGTTGCTCGCCGAGGGGCCCATGCACCCCTATGAGATGTACCAGGTGTTGATGGCCCGCCATGAGGACCGGCTGGTGAAGGTGCGCCCCGGCACGCTCTATCACGCTGTCCGGCGCTTGGAGGAGGCCGGTTTGGTGGAGGCCGTCGGGACCGACCGCGAGGGGAACCGCCCTGAGCGGACTACTTACAGGATCTCGGCGGCCGGGCACGAGGCGCTCGATGTGCGCCTCCGGGAGATGCTGGCGAAACCCGTCAACGAATACCCGGTCTTTCCGCACGCCATTGCCGAGGCGCACCACCTCCCCGCCGAGGCCGTCATCGAACTTCTTGGCCAGCGGGTGGACGCGCTCCAGGCCGGCCTGGATTTCCTCCTGCATGCTGAGCGGGTTGTCACAGCCAAAGGCCTCGATCGCAAGTACTGGATCGATGTCATGTATCAACAACAAATGCTTCGAACGGAGATCTCGTGGATCCACGGGCTCCTACGGGAGTTGCGCAGTGGTGAGCTGCCTTGGGACGACCCCCAAGCAACCCCGTCCGAACTTTCCAACAAACCAAAGGAATCCCTTGGAAAACGTAGCTAA
- a CDS encoding ankyrin repeat domain-containing protein, whose protein sequence is MTQPTGHDAAAQPSSEADDEAVALAHTLFDAAREGNSALLRGYLDAGAPATLTNAAGDSLLMLAAYHGHEETVQLLVHHGADVNSANDRGQTPLAGAVFKGYTGVARALLDAGADPDSGTPSARGAAKMFARTEILELLG, encoded by the coding sequence ATGACCCAGCCCACCGGCCACGACGCCGCAGCCCAGCCCTCCAGCGAGGCCGACGATGAAGCAGTGGCACTGGCACACACGCTTTTCGACGCAGCCCGGGAAGGAAATTCCGCGTTGCTGCGCGGCTATCTCGATGCTGGTGCTCCTGCAACCCTGACCAATGCCGCCGGAGACTCCTTGCTGATGCTTGCGGCCTATCACGGGCACGAGGAGACGGTTCAACTCCTGGTTCACCACGGCGCAGACGTCAATTCGGCCAACGACCGTGGCCAGACCCCGCTCGCCGGAGCTGTCTTCAAGGGCTATACCGGCGTTGCCCGGGCCCTGCTTGACGCTGGAGCGGACCCGGACTCCGGAACGCCGAGTGCCCGGGGCGCGGCCAAGATGTTTGCCCGGACGGAGATTCTGGAGCTTCTGGGCTAG